In a single window of the Methanofollis ethanolicus genome:
- a CDS encoding arylsulfatase: MAKEHPNILILWGDDIGWWNISYNNRGQMGYRTPNIDRIANEGIAFTDYYGQQSCTAGRAAFITGQNPIRTGLTKVGMPGADVGLQKEDPTIAELVKTLGYVTGQFGKNHLGDKDEFLPTMHGFDEFFGNLYHLNAEEEPEEPDYPKNPAFQERFGPRGVLHTVSDGQGGQTVEDTGLLTKKRMETIDEEITDHALEFIERAHKNGKPFFVWYNTTAMHFRTHCAEKHEGKSGQGFYNDVMVAHDENIGRMLDKLDELGIADTTIVMYSTDNGPHFNSWPDAAITPFRSEKNTNWEGGWRVPAFVRWPGTFKAGTVLNGIVAHQDWLPTLLAAAGDPAIKEKLLAGHQAGSKTFRVHIDGYNMLPYLTGDVAESPRETFFYISDDGDILGIRHKDWKVVLMEQRAKQLATWMEPFVPLRIPKMFNLRRDPFERADENSNTYYDWMISHAYLVYGMQALVAAEIEAFTKFPPRQKPAAFNLDAVMRHLEEMGSSKLH, translated from the coding sequence ATGGCAAAAGAACATCCAAATATCCTCATTCTCTGGGGGGATGATATTGGCTGGTGGAACATCAGTTACAACAACCGGGGCCAGATGGGCTACCGGACACCCAACATCGACCGCATCGCCAACGAGGGCATCGCCTTCACCGACTACTACGGCCAGCAGAGTTGCACCGCAGGGCGGGCCGCCTTCATCACCGGCCAGAACCCGATCCGGACGGGGCTGACCAAGGTTGGGATGCCCGGGGCTGATGTCGGCCTCCAGAAGGAGGACCCGACCATCGCGGAACTCGTAAAAACGCTGGGGTATGTCACGGGCCAGTTCGGAAAGAACCACCTCGGCGACAAGGACGAGTTCCTGCCGACGATGCACGGGTTCGATGAATTCTTCGGCAACCTCTATCACCTGAATGCCGAGGAGGAGCCGGAAGAACCGGACTATCCAAAGAACCCGGCATTTCAAGAGCGTTTCGGGCCGAGAGGCGTCCTTCACACCGTGTCGGACGGTCAGGGCGGGCAGACGGTCGAGGATACGGGGCTCCTCACGAAGAAGCGCATGGAGACGATCGACGAGGAGATAACCGACCATGCCCTTGAGTTCATCGAAAGAGCGCACAAAAACGGGAAGCCGTTCTTCGTCTGGTACAATACCACGGCCATGCATTTCCGGACCCACTGTGCCGAAAAACACGAAGGCAAGAGCGGCCAGGGGTTCTACAACGACGTGATGGTGGCCCACGACGAGAACATCGGGCGGATGCTTGACAAACTGGACGAGCTTGGTATCGCAGACACCACCATCGTGATGTACTCGACCGACAACGGGCCGCACTTCAACAGCTGGCCGGACGCTGCGATCACCCCGTTCAGGTCAGAAAAGAACACGAACTGGGAGGGGGGATGGCGCGTCCCGGCGTTTGTGCGCTGGCCCGGCACGTTCAAGGCCGGAACGGTGCTCAACGGGATAGTCGCCCACCAGGACTGGCTGCCGACGCTCCTGGCGGCCGCCGGCGACCCGGCGATCAAGGAGAAACTCCTCGCAGGGCATCAGGCCGGGTCGAAGACCTTCAGGGTGCATATCGACGGGTACAATATGCTCCCGTACCTGACAGGAGACGTCGCGGAGAGTCCGCGCGAGACCTTCTTCTATATCAGCGACGACGGCGATATCCTCGGCATCCGGCACAAGGACTGGAAGGTCGTGCTGATGGAACAGCGGGCAAAGCAACTCGCAACTTGGATGGAACCGTTCGTGCCGCTCCGGATCCCGAAGATGTTCAACCTGCGGCGGGACCCGTTCGAGCGGGCCGACGAGAACTCGAACACCTACTACGACTGGATGATCTCCCATGCATACCTGGTCTATGGCATGCAGGCGCTCGTCGCAGCGGAGATCGAGGCATTTACAAAGTTCCCTCCGCGCCAGAAGCCGGCCGCGTTCAATCTGGACGCCGTGATGCGACATCTCGAGGAGATGGGGAGCAGTAAACTTCATTGA
- a CDS encoding anaerobic sulfatase maturase, whose amino-acid sequence MSGYDGGTPPAFHVMAKPTGARCNLDCAYCFFLKKEGLYPGSDFRMTDEVMERFIRQTIEGHRVPRVTIAWQGGEPTLMGLDFFRRSVEVQKKYADPDTRIENTFQTNGILLDDAWCRFFRDNTFLVGLSMDGPRDLHDVYRRDRGGRGTFDRVLRAARLLQKHHVAFNILCTVNRTNADRPLEVYRFFRDELRTPYVQFIPIVERENETGFQEGTTVTDRSVRPAQWGRFLVAIFDEWVRRDVGRMFVLNFDGALAGWLGMAGTVCVFGPTCGLGVALEHNGDLYSCDHFVEPDHYLGTILTTPVADLVNSEKQRQFGLAKRDTLPRYCRACEFLTVCNGECPKNRFVETPDGEAGLNYLCKGYRDFFAHADPYMRIMADLIRKGRSAGEIMRMMGKGKYRMRKRP is encoded by the coding sequence GTGAGCGGATATGACGGCGGGACGCCACCCGCCTTCCATGTCATGGCGAAACCGACGGGCGCACGGTGCAATCTCGACTGTGCCTACTGCTTCTTTCTGAAGAAGGAAGGGCTGTACCCGGGCAGCGACTTCAGGATGACCGACGAGGTGATGGAGCGGTTCATCCGCCAGACCATCGAGGGCCACCGCGTCCCCCGCGTCACGATCGCCTGGCAGGGAGGGGAGCCGACCCTGATGGGCCTGGACTTCTTCCGGCGCTCCGTTGAGGTGCAGAAGAAGTATGCCGACCCGGACACCCGTATCGAGAACACCTTCCAGACGAACGGCATCCTCCTGGACGATGCGTGGTGCCGGTTCTTCCGCGACAACACTTTTCTCGTCGGCCTGAGCATGGACGGCCCCCGCGACCTCCACGACGTCTACCGGCGGGACAGGGGGGGCCGCGGCACCTTCGACCGCGTCCTACGGGCCGCCCGTCTCCTCCAGAAGCACCATGTCGCGTTCAACATCCTCTGCACGGTCAACCGCACGAATGCCGACCGTCCGCTGGAGGTGTACCGCTTCTTCCGCGACGAACTCCGCACGCCCTATGTCCAGTTCATCCCCATCGTGGAACGGGAGAACGAGACCGGGTTCCAGGAGGGGACCACGGTCACCGACCGCTCCGTCCGTCCCGCCCAGTGGGGCCGGTTCCTCGTCGCGATCTTCGACGAGTGGGTCAGGCGGGACGTGGGCCGGATGTTTGTCCTGAACTTCGACGGGGCTCTCGCGGGCTGGCTCGGGATGGCCGGGACGGTCTGCGTCTTCGGCCCTACGTGCGGCCTCGGGGTGGCGCTCGAGCACAACGGGGACCTGTACTCCTGCGACCACTTCGTCGAACCCGACCACTACCTCGGCACCATTCTCACGACGCCGGTGGCCGACCTGGTGAACTCGGAGAAGCAGCGGCAGTTCGGTCTGGCCAAGCGTGATACCCTTCCCCGGTACTGCCGGGCGTGCGAGTTCCTCACGGTCTGCAACGGGGAGTGCCCGAAGAACCGCTTCGTCGAGACGCCCGACGGAGAGGCCGGGTTGAACTATCTCTGCAAGGGTTACAGGGATTTTTTTGCGCATGCAGACCCGTATATGAGGATCATGGCCGACCTGATCCGGAAAGGCAGATCAGCAGGGGAGATTATGAGGATGATGGGAAAGGGCAAATATAGGATGCGAAAGCGCCCGTGA
- a CDS encoding arylsulfatase, giving the protein MAHKFKGTVNLDIRDSVPDWDPFIQPLGPEGAPNILMIVWDDVGYGAMDVFGGPIETPTMQRIADMGIRYSNFHTTALCSPTRSCLLTGRNATSNDMACIVEGSAGFPGLSARIPFENGFISEVLNERGWNTYAVGKWHLTPGEETDMSSWKGRWPLGRGFERYYGFLGGETNQWYPDLVYDNHPIEQPYRPDEGYHLSKDIADKAIEFIRDSKTIAPEKPWFMYFCPGCSHAPHHVFKEWADRYRGRFDMGYEKIREQILANQKKMGLLPEDTELSPINPHGEPRVTGPDGQPWPALDFVLPWESLSDDEKKLFIRMAEVYAGFVTYTDDQIGRILDYLEESGQLENTIIVVVSDNGASAEGGPSGSFNENKFFNNVPDTVEANLPHIDELGGPGTYNHYCSGWAWAFDTPFPYWKRFAGYEGGLADMCLVAWPRGIAARGENRHQYIHAVDIVPTLYELLGVEPPEVLKGYTQNPLEGESFKASFTDPDAPGRETQFYAMLGMRAIYHQGWLANTVHPPISGWSNFEHDVWELYNLTEDRAQMKNLADLNPDMLKTLKGLWFYYAGIYHGMPLDDRTAMEILTSPRPQPSKPRNRYVYYSGTAEVPESVAVNIRRRSYAIAAGAVIDGPDARGVLFAHGGVAGGHSLYIADGRLHYVYNWLGDAIQKISSEGAVPAGRHVFTAEFARDGEDAETKSTMGTLTLYVDMKKVGEGRIKTQPGYFSLTGDGLCVGRDSGSPVSPDYAAPFAFTGGTIERVVVDVSGEPYIDFEKEVTAWVMRD; this is encoded by the coding sequence ATGGCACACAAATTCAAGGGCACGGTCAATCTCGACATCCGGGATTCGGTGCCTGACTGGGATCCATTCATACAGCCCCTGGGGCCTGAGGGGGCCCCCAACATCCTGATGATCGTCTGGGACGACGTGGGCTACGGGGCAATGGACGTATTCGGAGGGCCTATCGAGACGCCCACCATGCAGCGCATTGCCGATATGGGCATACGGTACAGCAACTTCCATACCACCGCACTCTGTTCGCCCACCCGTTCGTGCCTGCTCACCGGCAGAAACGCCACCAGCAACGACATGGCCTGCATCGTGGAGGGGTCCGCCGGTTTTCCGGGGCTTTCCGCCCGTATTCCCTTCGAGAACGGGTTCATCTCGGAGGTGCTGAACGAACGGGGCTGGAACACCTACGCTGTCGGCAAGTGGCACCTGACCCCGGGAGAAGAGACCGATATGTCCTCGTGGAAGGGTCGATGGCCGCTCGGACGGGGATTCGAGCGTTACTACGGTTTTCTGGGAGGAGAGACAAACCAGTGGTATCCCGATCTCGTCTATGACAATCATCCGATAGAGCAACCGTATCGGCCGGATGAAGGCTACCACCTCTCGAAGGATATAGCCGATAAAGCGATCGAGTTCATCCGCGACTCGAAGACCATCGCTCCAGAGAAACCCTGGTTCATGTACTTCTGCCCTGGGTGCTCTCACGCCCCGCACCACGTCTTCAAGGAGTGGGCCGACCGGTACAGGGGCCGGTTCGATATGGGCTACGAGAAGATCCGCGAGCAGATCCTGGCGAACCAGAAGAAGATGGGGCTGTTGCCGGAAGACACCGAACTTTCGCCCATCAACCCCCACGGCGAGCCCAGAGTTACCGGGCCGGACGGCCAGCCCTGGCCCGCCCTCGACTTCGTACTCCCGTGGGAATCGCTGAGCGATGACGAGAAGAAGCTGTTCATCCGCATGGCAGAGGTGTATGCCGGCTTCGTCACCTATACTGACGATCAGATCGGAAGGATCCTCGATTACCTGGAAGAGTCCGGCCAGCTGGAGAACACCATCATCGTCGTGGTATCAGACAACGGCGCCAGCGCCGAGGGCGGGCCCAGCGGCTCGTTCAACGAGAACAAATTCTTCAACAACGTACCTGATACGGTCGAGGCAAACCTCCCCCATATCGACGAGCTGGGGGGGCCCGGGACCTACAACCACTACTGCAGCGGATGGGCGTGGGCGTTCGACACCCCCTTCCCCTACTGGAAACGGTTCGCCGGCTACGAGGGGGGACTCGCGGACATGTGCCTTGTGGCGTGGCCCCGCGGCATCGCTGCCCGCGGGGAGAACCGTCACCAGTACATCCACGCCGTGGACATCGTCCCCACCCTCTACGAACTGCTGGGAGTCGAGCCGCCGGAGGTGTTGAAGGGCTACACCCAGAACCCCCTCGAGGGGGAGAGTTTCAAGGCCAGTTTTACGGATCCCGATGCGCCCGGGCGGGAGACCCAGTTCTATGCGATGCTCGGCATGAGGGCGATCTATCACCAGGGCTGGCTCGCGAACACCGTTCACCCGCCAATCTCCGGCTGGAGCAACTTCGAACACGATGTCTGGGAACTCTATAACCTGACAGAGGACCGTGCCCAGATGAAAAATCTGGCCGACCTGAATCCGGACATGCTCAAGACGCTCAAGGGGTTGTGGTTCTATTATGCGGGCATCTACCATGGGATGCCTCTCGACGACCGCACCGCCATGGAGATCTTAACATCGCCGCGGCCCCAGCCCTCGAAACCGAGGAACCGCTATGTCTACTACTCGGGCACCGCCGAGGTTCCGGAGTCGGTGGCCGTCAACATCCGCAGGCGATCGTACGCCATCGCCGCCGGCGCCGTTATCGACGGTCCGGACGCCCGGGGTGTGCTCTTCGCCCACGGCGGAGTGGCCGGCGGCCACAGCCTGTACATCGCAGACGGGCGCCTGCACTATGTCTACAACTGGCTCGGGGACGCCATCCAGAAGATCTCCTCGGAAGGCGCCGTGCCCGCCGGGAGGCACGTCTTCACCGCGGAGTTCGCCAGGGACGGGGAGGATGCGGAGACAAAGAGTACGATGGGCACCCTCACCCTGTATGTGGACATGAAGAAGGTGGGAGAAGGAAGGATCAAGACTCAGCCCGGATACTTCTCCCTCACCGGCGACGGCCTCTGCGTCGGCCGCGACAGCGGGTCCCCGGTATCGCCGGATTATGCCGCACCGTTTGCCTTCACCGGCGGAACCATCGAGCGGGTGGTGGTGGACGTGAGCGGAGAACCCTACATCGACTTCGAGAAGGAGGTCACGGCCTGGGTGATGCGGGATTAG
- a CDS encoding bile acid:sodium symporter family protein, with translation MVETLPFTEFILVFGQLAVLVFVVCSMLAMGLTLTVPQILAPLKGIRLVLLALLANFVLVPAVALLVLAALPLSEGLTIGLLIVALSAGAPFLPKLAQITRGDPAFSVGLMVLLMVVTIGYLPLVLPLALTGVTISAWDIARSLIFLMLLPLVVGLVVRARYEEIAESVAPAMSQASGLALIVLVVAFFVGYFGDLVGVVGSTAIIASVLFLLAAFAIGYLLGGRDGATRRVMGLGTAQRNLGAATAVAGLNFTDPDVLVMVLVVGLVGLVLLMVIGGELGRRVEAPAPVGPEETLAKRAPPG, from the coding sequence ATGGTCGAAACACTCCCCTTCACTGAATTCATTCTCGTCTTCGGTCAACTTGCCGTGCTCGTCTTCGTCGTCTGCAGCATGCTTGCGATGGGGCTCACCCTGACGGTGCCGCAGATTCTCGCACCTCTGAAGGGCATACGCCTGGTGTTGCTCGCCCTGCTGGCGAACTTCGTCCTCGTCCCTGCCGTCGCTCTCCTGGTCCTCGCCGCTCTTCCCCTCAGCGAGGGACTCACCATCGGGCTGCTGATCGTCGCCCTCTCTGCAGGCGCCCCCTTCCTGCCCAAACTGGCGCAGATCACCAGGGGAGACCCCGCCTTCTCGGTGGGGCTGATGGTGCTCCTCATGGTCGTGACGATCGGCTACCTCCCTCTCGTCCTCCCGCTTGCGCTTACCGGCGTCACGATCAGTGCCTGGGACATCGCACGGTCGCTCATCTTCCTGATGCTCCTCCCCCTGGTCGTCGGCCTCGTTGTCCGGGCGCGCTACGAGGAGATTGCAGAGAGCGTCGCACCGGCAATGTCCCAGGCATCCGGCCTCGCCCTCATCGTCCTCGTCGTCGCGTTCTTCGTGGGCTACTTCGGGGACCTCGTCGGCGTCGTCGGTTCGACCGCCATCATCGCCTCGGTCCTCTTCCTGCTCGCGGCATTCGCCATCGGATACCTCCTCGGGGGGCGGGACGGGGCGACGCGACGGGTGATGGGGCTCGGGACGGCCCAGCGCAACCTCGGAGCGGCGACCGCCGTCGCCGGGCTCAACTTCACCGACCCCGACGTCCTCGTCATGGTCCTCGTGGTGGGGCTGGTCGGGCTCGTGCTGCTGATGGTCATCGGCGGCGAACTGGGCCGGCGAGTTGAAGCGCCCGCTCCTGTGGGTCCCGAGGAGACCCTGGCAAAACGGGCGCCGCCCGGATAA
- a CDS encoding cation:proton antiporter domain-containing protein, producing the protein MVDETLVFLAAFVTVLFLYSLVSRRIERTVITAPMVFVAAGLLLGTGGIGLVTLTVERSLVLLLAETALVLTLFSDASRINIHALKVSGDLPARLLLLGLPLTIIAGVIAAVVLLTDLSLLEAAILACLLAPTDAALGEAIVTSDKVPLRIRQALNVEAGLNDGAVIPVLTILWALAVGEETYALGSGDLFVLALVQIGIAVLVGGAVGYACGWVLSRAAEKEWMAHTYEWIALMGIAIIAWVLADLLGGSGFIAAFVAGFATGAVYRQVVTSLIVFTVAEGEVLGHLVFFILGVISYLLFEHVTFVVLLYAVLSLTVVRMVPVAVSLVATRLNARTVVFLGWFGPRGLASIVLMLTTLEEAGALPGMRTLAAAAVATVMLSVFAHGISANPAIARYSRHAGALHDAAPEKEAAADLPTRWGDEATTGPGR; encoded by the coding sequence ATGGTAGACGAAACACTCGTATTCCTTGCCGCCTTCGTGACCGTGCTCTTCCTCTACAGCCTCGTCTCCCGCCGGATCGAGAGGACGGTGATCACCGCGCCGATGGTCTTCGTCGCCGCGGGCCTGCTTCTCGGGACGGGGGGCATCGGTCTCGTCACCCTGACCGTCGAGAGGTCTCTTGTGCTTTTGCTGGCGGAAACCGCGCTGGTGCTCACGCTCTTTTCCGACGCGTCCCGCATCAACATCCATGCCCTGAAAGTGAGCGGCGACCTCCCCGCACGCCTGCTGCTCCTGGGTCTGCCCCTGACCATCATTGCAGGCGTCATTGCCGCGGTGGTGCTGCTCACCGACCTCTCCCTCCTCGAGGCGGCCATCCTCGCCTGCCTCCTCGCACCCACCGACGCGGCGCTCGGCGAGGCGATCGTGACCAGCGACAAGGTGCCCCTGCGGATACGCCAGGCCCTCAATGTGGAGGCAGGCCTCAACGACGGCGCGGTGATCCCGGTGCTCACCATCCTCTGGGCCCTCGCCGTCGGGGAGGAAACATATGCCCTGGGGTCAGGCGACCTGTTCGTCCTCGCTCTCGTCCAGATCGGCATTGCCGTGCTCGTCGGCGGCGCGGTGGGGTATGCCTGCGGGTGGGTGCTGAGCAGGGCGGCGGAGAAGGAATGGATGGCGCACACCTACGAGTGGATCGCGCTCATGGGGATCGCCATCATCGCCTGGGTCCTCGCCGACCTCCTGGGAGGATCGGGTTTCATCGCCGCGTTCGTCGCCGGGTTTGCCACCGGGGCCGTCTACCGGCAGGTCGTGACGTCGCTCATCGTTTTCACCGTGGCCGAAGGGGAGGTGCTCGGCCACCTCGTCTTCTTCATCCTCGGCGTCATCTCCTATCTCCTCTTCGAGCATGTCACCTTCGTCGTGCTCCTCTATGCGGTGCTGAGCCTCACCGTCGTCCGCATGGTCCCTGTCGCCGTCTCCCTCGTCGCCACCCGGCTGAACGCGCGAACGGTGGTGTTTCTGGGGTGGTTCGGCCCCCGCGGCCTCGCCTCCATCGTGCTCATGCTCACGACCCTGGAGGAGGCGGGAGCATTGCCGGGAATGCGGACCCTGGCCGCGGCCGCCGTCGCGACCGTCATGCTGAGCGTGTTTGCCCACGGGATATCGGCCAATCCGGCGATTGCACGGTATAGCCGTCATGCCGGGGCGCTCCACGATGCCGCGCCCGAAAAAGAGGCGGCGGCGGACCTCCCCACCCGGTGGGGCGACGAGGCGACGACGGGTCCTGGCAGATGA
- a CDS encoding SLC13 family permease yields the protein MTLPVDAGITLALLAVTFLLLFATRLPPTVIFLGALTAAITLGLAPVTDLLKGFSNPGVLTVGVLFMVAEGMYSTGAITLIADRVVGLPATLTAAQVSVLGPVALGSSFLNNTPLVAMMIPVVRDIARSTQLAASRLYLPLSYASILGGASTLIGTSTNLIIAGLIIDAIAAMGAEAPPMERASIFFPTPVGLVAAAVGLIFLVLAGPRLLPGRKKEEGEEAVRRLYGAEFFIAADSYLRGKTLEASGLAHAEGFRLASVRRSGRPAPAVEPGLTLREGDVLTFSTDTDGLPALWATIGLVPLNTLSPQDTERHRHRLVEGVVSPQNSYLGRTIGDLPAPREPYEVKIVALSRNGTPPAEPLREVRIEAGDNVVLEVNDPFFFQNRNEQEYLILKRLRGYRIKMESSGGLVVAAPVYFGYVPAMTKAWLDRLVPYIGMDMSPTFPGSCPVSFIFVQNMPDPSLFEPALRSFTDAVAMSNLAVRECMIAPDCERGVKPPVTERPDQMEREYALGRDLIAMRPEAKNEF from the coding sequence GTGACCCTCCCGGTCGACGCCGGGATCACGCTCGCCCTCCTGGCGGTCACCTTTCTCCTCCTCTTTGCAACGAGGCTGCCGCCGACGGTGATCTTTCTGGGGGCGCTCACCGCCGCGATCACCCTGGGTCTCGCCCCGGTCACCGACCTTCTCAAGGGGTTCTCCAACCCCGGCGTCCTCACCGTCGGCGTCCTCTTCATGGTCGCCGAGGGGATGTACTCCACCGGGGCCATCACCCTGATCGCGGACCGCGTCGTCGGCCTCCCCGCCACCCTGACGGCCGCACAGGTCAGTGTCCTGGGGCCGGTGGCGCTCGGCAGCTCCTTCCTGAACAACACCCCCCTCGTGGCCATGATGATCCCGGTGGTCCGCGATATCGCCCGGAGCACGCAGCTTGCGGCGTCCCGCCTCTACCTCCCCCTCAGCTACGCCTCCATCCTCGGCGGGGCCTCGACGCTCATCGGGACGTCGACGAACCTGATCATCGCCGGCCTGATCATCGATGCGATCGCGGCCATGGGGGCGGAAGCCCCTCCCATGGAAAGGGCGAGCATCTTCTTCCCGACGCCGGTGGGCCTGGTCGCGGCCGCGGTTGGTCTCATCTTCCTGGTCCTCGCGGGCCCGCGGCTCCTCCCCGGCCGAAAGAAGGAGGAGGGGGAAGAGGCGGTGCGGCGGCTCTACGGTGCCGAGTTTTTCATCGCCGCTGACTCGTATCTGCGGGGAAAGACCCTCGAGGCGTCGGGCCTGGCGCATGCAGAGGGCTTTCGCCTCGCCTCGGTCCGCCGCAGCGGTCGGCCGGCGCCCGCCGTCGAGCCCGGACTCACGCTCCGGGAGGGAGATGTCCTCACCTTTTCCACCGATACCGACGGCCTGCCGGCGCTGTGGGCGACCATCGGCCTCGTCCCTCTCAACACCCTCTCGCCGCAGGACACAGAGCGCCACCGCCACCGTCTCGTGGAGGGAGTGGTATCCCCGCAGAACTCGTATCTCGGCCGCACCATCGGAGACCTGCCCGCCCCCAGGGAGCCCTACGAGGTGAAGATCGTGGCTCTCTCCCGCAACGGCACCCCGCCGGCCGAACCTCTCCGGGAGGTGCGCATCGAGGCAGGGGACAATGTGGTCCTCGAGGTGAACGATCCCTTCTTCTTCCAGAACCGCAACGAGCAGGAGTATCTGATCCTCAAGCGTCTCCGGGGATACCGGATCAAGATGGAATCGTCCGGCGGCCTGGTTGTTGCAGCACCGGTCTATTTCGGGTATGTCCCGGCCATGACAAAGGCATGGCTCGACCGGCTCGTGCCGTACATCGGGATGGATATGTCCCCGACATTTCCCGGTTCCTGCCCGGTCTCCTTCATCTTCGTGCAGAACATGCCTGACCCGTCACTCTTCGAGCCGGCACTCCGTTCATTCACGGACGCGGTGGCGATGTCCAACCTTGCTGTGCGGGAGTGCATGATCGCACCAGACTGCGAGAGGGGAGTAAAACCGCCGGTCACGGAAAGGCCCGACCAGATGGAGCGGGAGTACGCGCTGGGGAGGGACCTGATCGCAATGCGTCCTGAGGCAAAAAATGAGTTTTAA
- a CDS encoding PFL family protein, with the protein MITLFEVNETNTMIEQEKLDVRTITMGISLLDCCDADLDTLNKNIYEKITRVAQDLVSTGREIETEYGIPIVNKRISVTPIALVGGRACTCPEDFVTIARTLDKAARDMQVNFLGGYSALVSKGMTKADRDLIHSIPAALASTERVCSSVNIGSTRTGINMDAVKLMGEIVKETAEATQENSSLGCAKLVVFCNAPDDNPFMAGAFHGVTEADAVINVGVSGPGVVKHALESVRGANFEVLCETVKKTAFKVTRVGQLVAQEASERLGVPFGIVDLSLAPTPAVGDSVAEILEEMGLESVGAPGTTAALALLNDQVKKGGVMASSFVGGLSGAFIPVSEDQGMIDAVKRGALTIEKLEAMTCVCSVGLDMIAVPGDTPATTIAGIIADEAAIGMVNQKTTAVRLIPVVGKGVGDTVEFGGLLGHAPIQPVNRFGCADFVNRGGRIPAPIHSFKN; encoded by the coding sequence ATGATCACTCTCTTTGAGGTCAATGAGACGAACACGATGATCGAGCAGGAGAAACTCGATGTCCGCACCATCACGATGGGCATCAGCCTCCTGGACTGCTGCGACGCCGACCTGGACACCCTGAACAAAAATATTTACGAGAAGATCACCCGCGTCGCACAGGACCTCGTCTCCACCGGCAGGGAGATCGAGACCGAGTACGGCATCCCCATCGTCAACAAACGCATCTCCGTCACCCCGATCGCACTTGTGGGTGGGCGGGCCTGCACCTGTCCGGAGGACTTCGTGACGATCGCCCGGACCCTCGATAAGGCCGCACGCGACATGCAGGTGAACTTTCTCGGCGGCTACTCGGCCCTCGTCTCCAAGGGGATGACGAAGGCCGATCGCGACCTCATCCACTCCATCCCCGCGGCCCTCGCGTCCACGGAGAGGGTCTGCAGTTCGGTGAATATCGGCTCCACCAGGACCGGGATCAACATGGACGCCGTCAAACTGATGGGGGAGATCGTGAAGGAGACGGCGGAGGCGACGCAGGAGAACAGTTCCCTCGGGTGTGCGAAACTCGTCGTCTTCTGCAACGCTCCCGACGACAACCCCTTCATGGCCGGCGCCTTCCACGGCGTGACCGAGGCTGACGCCGTCATCAACGTCGGCGTCAGCGGGCCGGGCGTCGTCAAGCACGCCCTCGAAAGCGTGCGGGGCGCGAACTTCGAGGTGCTCTGCGAGACCGTGAAGAAGACGGCATTCAAGGTCACCCGCGTCGGCCAGCTGGTCGCGCAGGAGGCCTCGGAGAGGCTCGGCGTCCCCTTCGGCATCGTCGACCTCTCCCTGGCGCCGACCCCTGCCGTCGGGGACAGCGTGGCCGAGATCCTGGAGGAGATGGGGCTTGAGTCTGTCGGCGCGCCGGGGACGACCGCCGCCCTCGCCCTCCTGAACGACCAGGTGAAGAAAGGGGGCGTCATGGCGAGTTCCTTCGTCGGCGGCCTCAGCGGCGCCTTCATCCCGGTCAGCGAGGACCAGGGCATGATCGACGCCGTCAAACGCGGGGCCCTGACGATCGAAAAACTGGAGGCCATGACCTGTGTCTGCTCTGTCGGCCTGGACATGATCGCGGTCCCGGGCGACACGCCCGCGACCACGATCGCCGGCATCATCGCCGACGAGGCGGCGATCGGCATGGTGAACCAGAAGACGACCGCCGTCCGCCTCATCCCGGTCGTCGGGAAGGGCGTCGGGGACACGGTGGAGTTCGGCGGCCTCCTCGGCCATGCGCCCATTCAACCGGTCAACAGGTTCGGCTGTGCGGACTTCGTCAACCGCGGCGGCAGGATCCCCGCGCCCATCCACAGTTTCAAAAATTAA
- a CDS encoding ACT domain-containing protein — translation MKKTIITVVGKDTVGIIAKVCTYLAANQINVEDISQTIVQGYFNMMMIVDTSRSSRPFGEMVHELETLGDEIGVKIRCQHEDIFIKMHRI, via the coding sequence ATGAAAAAAACCATCATCACTGTCGTCGGGAAAGATACCGTCGGGATCATCGCGAAGGTCTGCACCTACCTCGCCGCCAACCAGATCAATGTCGAGGACATCTCCCAGACCATCGTGCAGGGGTATTTCAACATGATGATGATCGTCGACACCAGCAGGTCCTCCAGACCCTTCGGCGAGATGGTGCATGAACTGGAGACCCTCGGCGACGAGATCGGCGTGAAGATCAGATGCCAGCACGAGGACATTTTCATAAAAATGCACCGTATCTGA